A single genomic interval of Halobacillus halophilus DSM 2266 harbors:
- a CDS encoding DUF4257 domain-containing protein → MANTLLIAGLIGGLTGVIAHLMRNGKVLVFPKKRIRPQGLYLGFLADFLIGAAASIFAVTYLVPDPEVLRTLVGISILAGMTAENVLLRKELSTEKAKIEGLDRINQRLK, encoded by the coding sequence GTGGCTAATACACTATTGATCGCCGGTTTAATTGGAGGTCTGACTGGTGTAATCGCTCATTTGATGAGAAATGGCAAAGTATTGGTCTTTCCCAAAAAAAGAATAAGACCGCAGGGACTATATTTAGGTTTTCTAGCCGATTTCCTGATTGGAGCAGCTGCTTCTATATTTGCTGTTACCTACTTAGTTCCTGATCCCGAAGTGTTACGTACCCTTGTAGGAATTTCGATTTTAGCAGGTATGACTGCTGAAAATGTGTTACTGAGAAAAGAACTGAGTACTGAGAAAGCAAAAATTGAAGGATTGGATCGCATCAATCAAAGATTAAAATAA